A single Symbiobacterium thermophilum IAM 14863 DNA region contains:
- the proB gene encoding glutamate 5-kinase has product MRERLRHCKRVIIKVGTSTLTHPGGHLHLGRMEALVRQIADLHFEGRQVILVTSGAVGAGLGRLGLAERPAEVAAKQALAAVGQGLLMQRYEGLFSEYGLVVGQVLLTREDLEDPDRRASSAQVMERLLAWGVIPIVNENDTVTSEEIRVGDNDTLSARVAALVRADLLILLSDVDGLYPADPHLHPGLSPIPWVSPDDDLDRFAGGPGSANGTGGMVTKVAAARICAEHGIPMVLACGERPDVLRQILAGEEIGTLFSREG; this is encoded by the coding sequence TTGCGTGAACGGCTGAGGCACTGCAAGCGGGTAATTATCAAGGTAGGGACATCGACGCTGACCCATCCCGGCGGCCATCTGCACCTGGGCCGCATGGAGGCGCTGGTGCGCCAGATCGCCGACCTGCACTTCGAGGGGCGGCAGGTGATCCTCGTGACCTCGGGGGCGGTGGGTGCGGGGCTGGGCCGGCTGGGCCTTGCCGAGCGGCCCGCGGAGGTGGCGGCGAAACAGGCCCTCGCGGCGGTGGGACAGGGGCTCCTGATGCAGCGGTACGAGGGGCTCTTCAGCGAGTACGGCCTGGTGGTCGGCCAGGTGCTGCTCACCCGGGAGGACCTGGAGGATCCGGACCGTCGCGCCTCCTCCGCCCAGGTGATGGAGCGGCTCCTCGCCTGGGGGGTGATCCCCATCGTCAACGAGAACGACACCGTGACCAGCGAGGAGATCCGGGTGGGCGACAACGACACGCTGTCCGCGCGGGTGGCTGCGCTGGTCCGTGCGGATCTGCTGATCCTGCTCTCCGATGTGGACGGGCTGTACCCGGCGGATCCCCATCTGCACCCGGGGCTTTCGCCGATCCCGTGGGTCTCGCCGGACGACGACCTGGACCGTTTCGCCGGCGGGCCCGGCAGCGCCAACGGCACGGGGGGCATGGTGACCAAGGTCGCGGCCGCCCGCATCTGCGCCGAACACGGGATCCCGATGGTGCTGGCCTGCGGCGAGCGGCCCGACGTCCTCAGGCAGATCCTGGCCGGTGAGGAGATCGGCACACTCTTCAGTCGGGAGGGGTAG
- a CDS encoding class I SAM-dependent methyltransferase encodes MDGEKARLAMGYSRTSALYDLLAGHGYLAAIRRLLPLVRVRHRPAILDVGCGTGLNLFEAARWFAPTGPLVGIDLSPGMVAVAAAKARQLGIPATILLGDAERLPLPDASFDLVLCNSVFHWFRDRPAAMREMARVLKPGGQLALITATAPGFREWFLLIDAVIRVVLGPDRAPPIPELPTAEEVAALMQAAGLAVERLQNRIQRDLIVQPLPFVQLMSVIAPTWPGDLSDAEVARVQQAAAQLMAVAWPQGFPFTWSAVEALATKIV; translated from the coding sequence GTGGACGGGGAGAAGGCGCGCCTGGCGATGGGGTACTCGCGCACGTCAGCCCTGTACGACCTGCTGGCGGGGCACGGCTACCTGGCCGCGATCCGCCGCCTGCTGCCGCTGGTGCGGGTGCGGCACCGGCCGGCCATCCTGGACGTGGGCTGCGGCACCGGGCTCAACCTGTTCGAGGCCGCCCGCTGGTTCGCCCCCACGGGCCCCCTGGTCGGCATCGACCTCTCGCCGGGCATGGTGGCGGTGGCTGCCGCGAAGGCGCGGCAGCTGGGGATCCCGGCGACCATCCTGCTGGGCGACGCCGAGCGGCTGCCCCTGCCCGATGCCTCCTTCGACCTTGTCCTCTGCAACTCAGTCTTCCACTGGTTCCGGGACCGGCCCGCCGCGATGCGGGAGATGGCGCGCGTGTTGAAGCCCGGCGGCCAGCTGGCGCTGATCACCGCCACCGCGCCGGGCTTCCGGGAGTGGTTCCTGCTGATCGACGCGGTCATCCGCGTCGTTCTGGGCCCCGACCGCGCCCCGCCGATCCCCGAGCTGCCCACGGCGGAAGAGGTGGCCGCGCTGATGCAGGCCGCCGGCCTCGCCGTGGAGAGGCTCCAGAACCGGATCCAGCGGGACCTGATCGTTCAGCCGCTCCCCTTCGTGCAGCTGATGTCCGTCATCGCCCCCACCTGGCCCGGCGACCTCTCCGACGCCGAGGTGGCCCGGGTCCAGCAGGCGGCGGCGCAGCTCATGGCCGTGGCCTGGCCCCAGGGGTTCCCCTTCACCTGGTCGGCCGTGGAAGCGCTGGCCACCAAGATAGTTTAA
- a CDS encoding MaoC/PaaZ C-terminal domain-containing protein, protein MGLFWDNLGMSFDQLYVGQKATYSRKVSKQDVLQYMSLSGDLNPLYGDATYAGRTTYGHPIVPANMLAGFAMGAVAAVLPGLGSITHAHSYRLLHPPRIGDEVTAEMEIVELHPESQRVTIQYVIRDQDGRELQHGTMEVEPPQQLKPMLRHDYETF, encoded by the coding sequence ATGGGCCTGTTCTGGGACAACCTGGGGATGAGCTTCGACCAGCTCTACGTGGGGCAGAAGGCCACCTACAGCCGCAAGGTGAGCAAGCAGGACGTGCTGCAGTACATGAGCCTCTCGGGCGACCTGAACCCGCTCTACGGAGACGCTACCTACGCCGGCCGCACCACGTACGGCCATCCCATCGTCCCCGCCAACATGCTCGCCGGCTTCGCCATGGGCGCCGTGGCCGCCGTGCTGCCGGGGCTGGGGTCCATCACCCACGCGCACAGCTACCGGCTCCTGCACCCGCCCCGCATCGGCGATGAGGTCACCGCCGAGATGGAGATCGTGGAGCTTCACCCGGAGTCGCAGCGGGTCACGATCCAGTACGTGATCCGGGACCAGGACGGGCGTGAACTGCAGCACGGCACCATGGAGGTGGAGCCTCCGCAGCAGCTGAAGCCCATGCTCCGCCACGACTACGAGACCTTCTGA
- the mdh gene encoding malate dehydrogenase — protein MKRKKIAIVGSGFTGQGTALFAAARDLGDIVLVDLPARENYAKGVALDMMEAMPVYGSDTRLVGTSDYAEIAGADVVVITAGVPRKPGMSREDLVNTNAGIVKDVAEKVARYAPDSVIIVLTNPVDSMTYVALKASGFPKNRVIGQSGVLDTARFRTFLANAIGCSFQDVVGCVLGGHGDDMVPLVRYTSAGGIPVEKLLPKETIDAIVERTRKGGGEIVNLMGTSAGYAPGMALVEMIDAILNDRKRILPSIAYLEGEYGYTDMCLGVMTVLGGGGLEKVIELDLTDEEKVALDKGAQGVRNLIEMLKAGILAQ, from the coding sequence ATGAAGCGCAAGAAGATCGCGATTGTGGGCTCCGGGTTCACCGGCCAGGGAACCGCCCTGTTTGCGGCCGCCCGCGACCTGGGCGACATCGTGCTCGTCGACCTGCCCGCCCGGGAGAACTACGCCAAGGGCGTGGCCCTGGACATGATGGAGGCCATGCCCGTCTACGGCAGTGACACCCGCCTGGTCGGCACCTCGGACTACGCCGAGATCGCCGGCGCTGACGTGGTCGTGATCACCGCCGGCGTCCCCCGCAAGCCCGGCATGAGCCGGGAGGACCTGGTCAACACCAACGCCGGCATCGTCAAGGATGTCGCGGAGAAGGTGGCCCGGTACGCCCCCGACTCGGTGATCATCGTCCTGACCAACCCCGTCGACTCCATGACCTACGTGGCCCTGAAGGCCTCGGGCTTCCCCAAGAACCGGGTGATCGGCCAGTCCGGCGTGCTGGACACCGCCCGCTTCCGCACCTTCCTGGCCAATGCGATCGGCTGCTCGTTCCAGGACGTCGTCGGCTGCGTGCTCGGCGGCCACGGCGATGACATGGTGCCGCTGGTTCGGTACACCTCTGCCGGCGGCATCCCCGTGGAGAAGCTGCTGCCCAAGGAGACCATCGACGCCATCGTCGAACGGACCCGCAAGGGCGGCGGCGAGATCGTCAACCTCATGGGCACCTCGGCCGGCTACGCCCCGGGCATGGCCCTGGTGGAGATGATCGACGCCATTCTGAACGACCGCAAGCGCATCCTGCCCTCGATCGCCTACCTGGAGGGCGAGTACGGGTACACCGACATGTGCCTGGGCGTGATGACCGTCCTGGGCGGGGGCGGCCTCGAGAAGGTCATCGAGCTCGACCTCACCGACGAGGAGAAGGTGGCGCTGGACAAGGGCGCCCAGGGCGTCAGGAACCTGATCGAGATGCTGAAGGCCGGCATCCTGGCGCAGTAG
- the ftsH gene encoding ATP-dependent zinc metalloprotease FtsH yields MPAVVRWWAGAALLLAALLFGRPAAAMEAQPVAYSEFIQDVQARRVAYARITGQRLEAAYRDGTVRVVTLPPGEARLPLVLMQYGARVEFVRPADPIAFRTLLRFIPPLLILGAILWFTRRTAGGSGGLLTMEQSPARLYRVGEASVTLQDVAGLDEVKAELQEVIDFLREPERYRAMGARIPRGILLSGPPGTGKTLLARALAGEAGVPFFSASGSDFVELFAGTGAARVRALFDRARKAAPCIVFIDEIDALARRRGVGAGGGTEEREQTINQLLVEMDGFDSGEGVIVVAATNRPDVLDPAVLRPGRFDRHLTVDPPDRKGREQILAVHAREKRLSQAVALAEVARLTPGFTGADLANLLNEAALLAVRAGEREIGWPQVAMALERVTSGGPPRRVRAAAADRVRAAYHEAGHALAGLALRGSDRLVRVTILPHGRGLGHTLFRDQDEERYLHTRRDAFDRLTELLAGRAAEALVLGEVSAGAADDLERATGLAREMVTRWGMDADIGPLRLEHAVEGEESLRRADGAMRALVAAAERAARALLEARRSGLERLAAALLERERLEGPEVEALLELTPGEKPYIIVANSRGDEGNQ; encoded by the coding sequence ATGCCGGCGGTTGTGCGGTGGTGGGCGGGTGCGGCCCTGCTCCTCGCGGCCCTGCTCTTCGGGCGGCCGGCCGCGGCGATGGAGGCGCAGCCGGTGGCGTACAGCGAGTTCATCCAGGACGTGCAGGCGCGCCGCGTGGCGTACGCGCGCATCACGGGGCAGCGGCTGGAGGCGGCCTACAGGGACGGGACCGTCCGCGTCGTGACGCTTCCCCCCGGCGAGGCGCGCCTGCCGCTCGTGCTGATGCAGTACGGGGCGCGGGTGGAGTTTGTCCGGCCGGCGGACCCGATCGCCTTCCGGACCCTGCTCCGGTTCATTCCGCCCCTGCTCATCCTCGGCGCGATCCTGTGGTTCACCCGCCGCACCGCCGGCGGCAGCGGGGGGCTGCTCACCATGGAGCAGAGCCCGGCGCGCCTGTACCGGGTCGGCGAGGCCAGCGTGACGCTGCAGGACGTCGCCGGCCTGGACGAGGTGAAGGCGGAACTGCAGGAGGTCATCGACTTCCTGCGGGAGCCGGAGCGGTACCGGGCCATGGGCGCCCGCATCCCCCGGGGCATCCTGCTCTCCGGCCCGCCGGGGACGGGCAAGACCCTGCTCGCCAGGGCCCTGGCCGGCGAGGCCGGCGTCCCCTTCTTCTCGGCCTCCGGCTCCGACTTCGTGGAACTGTTCGCCGGTACCGGGGCCGCGCGGGTGCGGGCGCTGTTCGACCGGGCCCGCAAGGCCGCGCCCTGCATCGTCTTCATCGACGAGATCGACGCCCTCGCCCGACGGCGGGGGGTCGGCGCAGGCGGTGGCACCGAGGAGCGGGAGCAGACCATCAACCAGCTGCTGGTGGAGATGGACGGCTTCGACAGCGGCGAGGGCGTCATCGTCGTGGCCGCGACCAACCGGCCTGACGTGCTGGACCCTGCGGTCCTCCGGCCGGGGCGGTTCGACCGGCACCTGACCGTGGACCCGCCGGACCGGAAGGGACGGGAGCAGATCCTGGCGGTGCATGCCCGGGAGAAGCGGCTGAGCCAGGCGGTGGCCCTGGCCGAGGTGGCGCGCCTTACGCCCGGCTTCACCGGGGCCGACCTGGCGAATCTGCTCAACGAGGCGGCGCTGCTGGCGGTCCGCGCCGGCGAGCGGGAGATCGGGTGGCCGCAGGTGGCGATGGCGCTGGAGCGGGTGACGAGTGGTGGCCCGCCCCGGCGGGTGCGCGCGGCTGCGGCCGACCGGGTTCGGGCGGCCTACCACGAGGCGGGACACGCGCTGGCCGGCCTGGCCCTGCGGGGGTCGGATCGCCTGGTCCGGGTGACGATCCTGCCCCACGGGCGCGGGCTGGGGCACACCCTGTTCCGGGATCAGGACGAGGAGCGCTACCTACATACCCGGCGGGATGCCTTCGACCGGCTCACCGAGCTCCTGGCCGGCCGGGCGGCGGAGGCGCTGGTCCTGGGCGAGGTCAGCGCCGGCGCGGCGGACGATCTGGAACGAGCCACCGGGCTGGCCCGGGAGATGGTGACCCGCTGGGGGATGGATGCCGACATCGGCCCGCTGCGGCTGGAGCACGCCGTCGAGGGCGAGGAGAGCCTGCGGAGGGCGGATGGTGCGATGCGCGCGCTGGTGGCGGCGGCCGAGCGCGCCGCCCGCGCACTGCTGGAGGCCCGCCGCAGCGGGCTGGAGCGGCTGGCCGCGGCGCTGCTGGAGCGGGAACGGCTGGAAGGCCCCGAGGTCGAAGCGCTGCTGGAGTTGACACCTGGTGAAAAGCCTTATATAATCGTGGCCAATAGTCGAGGCGATGAAGGGAACCAGTAG
- a CDS encoding citrate (Si)-synthase — protein sequence MSQLKATLVRKIEEHRPRTQRLLKEFGHVVIDEVTIEKAIGGARDVRCLVTDISYLDPMEGIRFRGKTIEETFAALPKAPGGEYPTVEAFWFFLLTGEVPTQEQVDEVIAEWKERRNVPQYVYDVIRALPKDSHPMTMLSAGILAMQRESKFARYYHSGEYNKQRAWEYMYEDASDLVARIPMIAAYIYRYKYKDDVHIPPDPNLDMGANFAHMMGVPKPYDDVSRMYFILHSDHESGNVSAHTGHLVASALSDAYLAYSAALNGLAGPLHGLANQEVLRWIMDFQAKLGEGVEPTRENVTQALWDTLNAGQVIPGYGHAVLRKTDPRYTAQREFCLKHMPDDPLFKLVSMIYEVAPGVLMQHGKAKNPWPNVDAQSGVIQWHYGVREWDFYTVLFGVGRALGVMANIVWDRALGYPIERPKSVTTEMLEQWAAAGGRK from the coding sequence GTGTCACAGCTGAAAGCCACCCTGGTTCGGAAGATCGAGGAGCATCGCCCGCGGACCCAGCGGCTGCTGAAGGAGTTCGGGCACGTGGTCATCGACGAGGTGACCATCGAGAAGGCCATCGGCGGCGCGCGGGACGTCCGCTGCCTGGTCACCGACATCTCCTACCTGGACCCGATGGAGGGGATCCGCTTCCGCGGCAAGACCATCGAGGAGACCTTCGCCGCCCTGCCCAAGGCGCCGGGCGGGGAGTACCCGACGGTGGAGGCGTTCTGGTTCTTCCTGCTCACCGGCGAGGTGCCGACCCAGGAGCAGGTGGACGAGGTCATCGCCGAGTGGAAAGAGCGGCGGAACGTGCCGCAGTACGTGTACGACGTGATCCGGGCGCTGCCCAAGGACAGCCACCCGATGACCATGCTGTCCGCGGGCATCCTGGCGATGCAGCGGGAGTCAAAGTTCGCCCGGTACTACCACTCGGGCGAGTACAACAAGCAGCGCGCCTGGGAGTACATGTACGAGGACGCGAGCGATCTGGTGGCCCGCATCCCGATGATCGCCGCCTACATCTACCGCTACAAGTACAAGGACGACGTCCATATTCCGCCCGATCCCAACCTGGACATGGGCGCGAACTTCGCCCACATGATGGGCGTGCCGAAGCCTTACGATGATGTCTCCCGCATGTACTTCATCCTGCATTCCGACCACGAGTCGGGCAACGTCTCCGCCCACACCGGCCACCTGGTGGCCTCGGCTCTGTCGGACGCCTACCTCGCGTACTCGGCGGCCCTGAACGGCCTGGCGGGCCCGCTGCACGGGCTGGCCAACCAGGAGGTCCTGCGCTGGATCATGGACTTCCAGGCGAAGCTGGGCGAGGGCGTAGAGCCCACCCGGGAGAACGTCACCCAGGCGCTCTGGGACACGCTCAACGCCGGCCAGGTGATCCCGGGCTACGGCCATGCGGTGCTGCGCAAGACCGACCCGCGCTACACCGCGCAGCGGGAGTTCTGCCTGAAGCACATGCCCGACGATCCGCTGTTCAAGCTGGTCAGCATGATCTACGAGGTCGCCCCGGGCGTGCTGATGCAGCACGGCAAGGCCAAGAACCCGTGGCCGAACGTCGATGCCCAGTCCGGTGTCATCCAGTGGCACTACGGCGTGCGCGAGTGGGACTTCTACACGGTCCTGTTCGGTGTCGGCCGGGCGCTGGGCGTCATGGCCAACATCGTCTGGGACCGGGCCCTGGGATATCCGATCGAGCGGCCCAAGTCGGTGACCACCGAGATGCTGGAGCAGTGGGCCGCGGCCGGCGGCCGCAAGTGA
- a CDS encoding fumarate hydratase, producing the protein MREIHVDQVADAVARLVQEANFKLSDDVVRALSQAQSLEEAPVGQTVLLQIVENYTIAETEQVPMCQDTGVALVFLEIGQDVHLVGGDLYEAINRGVARGYTEGRLRMSMLNDPIKRVNTRDNTPAMIYVDIVPGDQLRIKVDTKGGGSENMSQLKMLPPSAGWEGAKRFIVETVAAAGPNACPPLVVGVGIGGNFDKCALLAKKALLREVGAPNPDPEWAAREQELLTEINKLGVGPMGLGGTVTALAVHIEVMGCHITALPVAVNIECHSHRHKEVTL; encoded by the coding sequence GTGCGGGAGATTCACGTGGACCAGGTGGCCGACGCCGTCGCCCGCCTGGTGCAGGAGGCGAATTTCAAGCTTTCGGATGACGTGGTCCGGGCCCTCTCGCAGGCGCAGTCGCTGGAGGAGGCCCCCGTGGGCCAGACGGTGCTCCTGCAGATCGTCGAGAACTACACCATCGCCGAGACCGAGCAGGTGCCGATGTGCCAGGACACCGGCGTGGCCCTGGTCTTCCTGGAGATCGGGCAGGACGTGCACCTGGTGGGCGGGGACCTGTACGAGGCGATCAACCGGGGCGTCGCCCGGGGCTACACCGAGGGCAGGCTCCGCATGTCGATGCTGAACGACCCGATCAAGCGGGTCAACACCCGGGACAATACCCCGGCGATGATCTACGTCGACATCGTGCCCGGCGACCAGCTCAGAATCAAGGTCGACACCAAGGGCGGCGGGTCCGAGAACATGAGCCAGCTGAAGATGCTGCCGCCTTCCGCCGGATGGGAGGGCGCGAAGCGGTTCATCGTGGAGACCGTGGCCGCAGCCGGCCCCAATGCCTGCCCGCCGCTGGTGGTCGGCGTGGGCATCGGCGGCAACTTCGACAAGTGCGCCCTGCTGGCCAAGAAGGCGCTGCTGCGTGAGGTGGGCGCGCCGAATCCCGATCCCGAGTGGGCCGCCCGGGAGCAGGAGCTGCTCACGGAGATCAACAAGCTGGGCGTCGGCCCGATGGGGCTCGGCGGTACCGTGACCGCCCTGGCCGTGCACATTGAGGTCATGGGCTGCCACATCACCGCCCTGCCCGTGGCCGTGAACATCGAGTGCCACAGCCACCGGCACAAGGAGGTGACGCTCTGA
- a CDS encoding glutamate-5-semialdehyde dehydrogenase: protein MDVRSMARQARAAQRQLELTSPEERNAALEAIARALEARAGQIVAANRADLAAAEEAGLPGPMIARLRLDEGKLAGVIRGVRAVAELPDPLAVEPQAWIRPNGLRIQRVRVPLGVVGIIYESRPGVTVDAAVLCLKAGNAVLLKGGKEAARSNAALGEAMAAGLQEVGLPVELAQVLPSTREAAQELMAARSLVDVLIPRGGAGLIRATVEQSQVPVIETGTGVCHVYVHRAADLAMAREIVLNAKCSNPAVCNAAETLLVDREVAAPFLAEAGPALLAAGVRLRACPEALAILQETARPDLAGAGPAAVEPATEEDWAAEYLDLCLAVKVVSGLDEALAHIARYGTGHSEAIVTGDAGAADRFLRSVDAAAVYHNASTRFTDGGEFGFGAEIGISTQKLHARGPMGLAELTTYKYVVLGNGQVR, encoded by the coding sequence GTGGATGTGCGGAGCATGGCCCGGCAGGCCCGGGCGGCCCAGCGGCAACTGGAGCTGACGTCGCCGGAGGAGCGCAACGCGGCCCTGGAGGCGATCGCACGGGCCCTGGAGGCGCGGGCCGGGCAGATTGTGGCGGCCAACCGCGCGGACCTGGCCGCCGCGGAGGAGGCCGGCCTGCCCGGTCCCATGATCGCCCGGCTGCGCCTGGACGAGGGGAAGCTGGCGGGGGTGATCCGCGGCGTGCGGGCGGTGGCCGAGCTGCCGGACCCGCTGGCGGTGGAGCCCCAGGCGTGGATCCGGCCCAACGGGCTGCGCATCCAGCGGGTGCGGGTGCCCCTGGGGGTCGTCGGCATCATCTACGAGTCCCGCCCCGGTGTGACGGTGGACGCGGCCGTCCTCTGCCTGAAGGCGGGCAACGCCGTGCTGCTGAAGGGCGGCAAGGAGGCGGCCCGGTCCAACGCGGCCCTGGGCGAGGCGATGGCAGCCGGCCTGCAGGAGGTGGGGCTTCCGGTGGAGCTGGCGCAGGTGCTGCCCTCGACCCGGGAGGCGGCGCAGGAGCTGATGGCGGCCCGGAGCCTGGTGGACGTGCTGATCCCCCGGGGCGGCGCCGGCCTGATCCGCGCGACGGTGGAGCAGTCGCAGGTGCCGGTGATCGAGACGGGCACCGGCGTCTGCCACGTGTACGTCCATAGGGCGGCCGACCTCGCGATGGCCCGGGAGATCGTCCTCAACGCCAAGTGCTCCAACCCTGCGGTGTGCAACGCAGCCGAGACCCTGCTGGTGGATCGGGAGGTGGCCGCGCCTTTCCTGGCCGAGGCCGGCCCGGCGCTGCTGGCCGCCGGGGTGCGGCTGCGGGCCTGCCCGGAGGCTCTGGCGATCCTGCAGGAGACGGCCCGCCCGGACCTCGCCGGGGCCGGCCCGGCGGCCGTGGAACCCGCCACCGAGGAGGACTGGGCGGCCGAGTACCTGGACCTCTGTCTGGCCGTGAAGGTCGTCTCGGGTCTGGACGAGGCGCTGGCGCACATCGCCCGGTACGGCACCGGCCACTCCGAGGCCATCGTCACCGGCGACGCCGGGGCGGCCGACCGCTTCCTGCGGTCCGTGGACGCGGCGGCCGTGTACCACAACGCCTCGACCCGGTTCACCGACGGGGGGGAGTTCGGCTTCGGCGCCGAGATCGGGATCTCCACCCAGAAGCTGCACGCCCGGGGGCCGATGGGGCTCGCCGAACTGACGACGTACAAGTACGTGGTGCTCGGCAACGGCCAGGTGCGGTGA
- the icd gene encoding isocitrate dehydrogenase (NADP(+)) yields MAKFTKLTPPEGQKITMENGRLVVPDNPIIPFIEGDGTGPDIWAAAQPVIDAAVEKAYGGRRKIAWFEVYAGEKCLNKFGEWLIDDTVEAIREYRVAIKGPLTTPVGGGIRSLNVTLRQVLDLYACVRPVRWFPGVPSPVKEPHKTDVVIFRENTEDIYAGIEWKAGTPEARKVQALLAEEMGVKFPNSDKSDMIGVGIKPVSEFGSKRLVRAAIQYAIDNKRKSVTLVHKGNIQKFTEGAFRDWGYQVALEEFRPYVITEEELWSDEYKGKMPEGKILIRDRIADITFQQLLLRPEEWDVIATLNLNGDYLSDHVAAIVGGIGIAPGANISYSGGYGLFEATHGTAPKYAGLDKVNPGSVILSGEMMLRYMGWHEAADLIIKGLSATIAQKTVTYDFARLTEGATEVKCSEFGRLIIANM; encoded by the coding sequence GTGGCGAAGTTTACCAAGCTGACCCCGCCCGAAGGCCAGAAGATCACCATGGAGAACGGCCGGTTGGTGGTACCGGACAACCCCATCATCCCGTTTATCGAGGGCGACGGCACGGGCCCCGACATCTGGGCGGCCGCGCAGCCCGTGATCGACGCCGCCGTGGAGAAGGCCTACGGCGGCAGGCGGAAGATCGCCTGGTTCGAGGTCTACGCCGGCGAGAAGTGCCTGAACAAGTTCGGCGAGTGGCTGATCGACGACACGGTGGAGGCCATCCGCGAGTACCGGGTCGCGATCAAGGGGCCCCTCACCACGCCGGTGGGCGGCGGCATCCGGTCGCTGAACGTCACCCTGCGGCAGGTGCTGGACCTGTACGCCTGCGTCCGGCCCGTGCGCTGGTTCCCCGGCGTGCCCAGCCCGGTGAAGGAGCCGCACAAGACCGACGTGGTGATCTTCCGGGAGAACACCGAGGACATCTACGCCGGCATCGAGTGGAAGGCCGGCACCCCGGAGGCCCGCAAGGTCCAGGCCCTGCTGGCCGAGGAGATGGGCGTCAAGTTCCCCAACAGCGACAAGAGCGACATGATCGGCGTGGGCATCAAGCCGGTCTCGGAGTTCGGCTCCAAGCGGCTGGTCCGCGCGGCCATCCAGTACGCCATCGACAACAAGCGCAAGTCCGTCACGCTGGTCCACAAGGGCAACATCCAGAAGTTCACCGAGGGCGCCTTCCGCGACTGGGGCTACCAGGTCGCGCTGGAGGAGTTCCGCCCGTACGTCATCACCGAGGAAGAGCTCTGGTCCGATGAGTACAAGGGCAAGATGCCCGAGGGCAAGATCCTGATCCGCGACCGCATCGCCGACATCACCTTCCAGCAGCTGCTGCTCCGGCCCGAGGAGTGGGACGTGATCGCCACCCTCAACCTGAACGGCGACTACCTCTCTGACCACGTCGCGGCTATCGTGGGCGGCATCGGCATCGCCCCCGGCGCCAACATCTCGTACAGCGGCGGCTACGGCCTGTTCGAGGCCACCCACGGCACCGCGCCCAAGTACGCCGGGCTCGACAAGGTCAACCCCGGTTCGGTCATCCTCTCGGGCGAGATGATGCTCCGCTACATGGGCTGGCACGAGGCGGCGGACCTGATCATCAAGGGCCTTTCCGCCACCATCGCCCAGAAGACGGTCACCTACGACTTCGCCCGGCTCACCGAGGGCGCGACCGAGGTGAAGTGCTCCGAGTTCGGCCGGCTCATCATCGCGAACATGTAG
- a CDS encoding IclR family transcriptional regulator: protein MERALDVLLCFAGERGGLGVTQIAEKLGLYKSTVHRILAALESRGFVRRDPATGRYHLGLRALELAQVYLSSGDLPTIALGEMLQLRDLAQETVSLYVRDGAERVRVQRAEGPLTVRRVVGLGERLPLYLGASGKVLLAWCPPEERARILDAQLPAGFDRTALEARLAEAREQGWALSLEEREEGVASVAAPVIDRAGRCVAALAISGPVSRFTDDRVAMFSRAVQATARSIGMKL from the coding sequence GTGGAGCGCGCCCTGGACGTCCTGCTCTGCTTCGCCGGCGAGCGGGGCGGCCTGGGCGTGACCCAAATCGCGGAGAAACTGGGCCTGTACAAATCCACCGTGCACAGGATCCTGGCGGCGCTGGAGTCCCGCGGCTTCGTGCGCCGCGACCCGGCGACCGGCCGGTACCACCTGGGGCTGAGGGCGCTGGAGCTGGCCCAGGTGTACCTGTCCTCCGGCGACCTGCCGACCATCGCCCTGGGCGAGATGCTACAGCTGCGGGACCTGGCACAGGAGACCGTGAGCCTCTACGTCCGCGACGGCGCCGAGCGCGTCCGGGTGCAGCGGGCGGAAGGCCCGCTGACGGTACGCCGCGTGGTGGGGCTGGGCGAGCGGCTGCCCCTGTACCTGGGCGCGTCGGGCAAGGTCCTGCTGGCCTGGTGCCCGCCGGAGGAGCGGGCGCGCATCCTGGACGCGCAGCTGCCCGCCGGGTTCGACCGGACCGCCCTGGAGGCCCGGCTGGCGGAGGCCCGGGAGCAGGGCTGGGCCCTGAGCCTGGAGGAGCGGGAGGAGGGCGTGGCGTCGGTGGCGGCGCCGGTCATCGACCGGGCGGGCCGCTGCGTCGCGGCCCTGGCCATCTCGGGTCCGGTGAGCCGGTTCACCGACGACCGCGTGGCCATGTTCAGCCGGGCCGTGCAGGCGACGGCCCGGTCCATCGGGATGAAGCTGTAG